A genomic segment from Gracilinanus agilis isolate LMUSP501 chromosome 1, AgileGrace, whole genome shotgun sequence encodes:
- the LOC123231691 gene encoding ras-related protein Rab-9A-like has product MAGKSSLFKVILLGDGGVGNRYVTNKFESQLFHTIGVEFLNKDLEVDGHFVTMQIWDTAGQRFRSLRTPFYRGSDCCLLTFSVDDSQSFQNLGNWKKEFIYYADVEEPENFPFVILGNKIDINERQVSTEEAQAWCRDNGNYPYFETSAKDATNVAAAFEEAVRRILATEDRSDHFIQTDRVNLHRKPKPRSSCC; this is encoded by the coding sequence ATGGCAGGAAAATCATCACTTTTTAAAGTAATTCTCCTTGGAGATGGTGGCGTTGGGAATAGATATGTCACTAACAAATTTGAAAGCCAGCTGTTCCACACAATAGGTGtggaatttttaaataaagacttGGAAGTGGATGGACACTTTGTAACCATGCAGATTTGGGACACAGCAGGTCAACGCTTTAGAAGCCTGCGAACACCATTTTACAGAGGTTCTGATTGTTGCCTTCTTACTTTCAGTGTAGATGACTCTCAAAGTTTCCAGAACTTGGGCAACTGGAAGAAAGAATTCATTTATTATGCAGATGTTGAAGAACCCGAAAACTTTCCTTTTGTGATTTTGGGTAACAAGATTGATATAAATGAAAGACAGGTTTCTACAGAAGAAGCCCAGGCCTGGTGCAGGGACAACGGCAACTATCCTTACTTTGAAACAAGTGCAAAAGATGCCACAAATGTTGCAGCAGCTTTTGAAGAAGCTGTTAGAAGAATTCTTGCTACTGAGGATAGGTCAGATCACTTTATTCAAACAGACAGAGTCAATCTTCACCGAAAGCCTAAGCCCAGGTCATCTTGTTGTTGA